The sequence below is a genomic window from Gossypium hirsutum isolate 1008001.06 chromosome A11, Gossypium_hirsutum_v2.1, whole genome shotgun sequence.
ttttatattgttatacCCCCACCCTAACATGACACATGGCAAGTTGTCGGATAGCTTGCAAATGGCCCTTCGTTAAGAGTGGTCTACATATAAATCGTCGCAAAGAATCATCTGCATCAACCATTCATATGGGGCAGTCTGCAAGCGGCCCTCTATTAATCCCCATTTAGTTAGCCTAGAAATAGTCCACTTCACACCCTGTTGGGACCATTAAGGCATAACAACATCATACAACCCCAATGATGAGAATATCAGAGTAAAACCATACAATACATTCTATAGTTACAATTGACCTACAATGACCCTATTATATGGCCAACACATAACATTGTAAGATACTATATTGTCAACTACATGACATTATAGGACAAATGATAACCCCTTATATAAGCATGAGTGCACGAGAGATTAATGATCAACTCCTACCTTGAAAACCCGACACAACAATCCTAgctttcttctcctttttttactCTTAACTCTCCGGTTATGACCGATAAACCAATACTTCTTTTCACTATTCTCACCTCATTATTGACCACTTATAtcgacaatttttttaatttaaaatattaaaagttttaaaaaattttaaattcatgaattcaaccgttttaaaattggatttagatgagttaaattattttagtatttaatttaattccaGTTCAGTTTCAAAACCGATATCAACCAAACCGAGCGCGCTACTCTAACATTTTCGTCCACTAAATATCAGCCACGTGGAAAGAACAACTTTTGACCCAACTCAATACTCTCACTGTTCAACACGTGTCTTCCCTTTAGATACCCCAGATGCCTTGATTAGTCATTCCCCCTCTCAAAATTTCAaagtctttcttttctttttttctttattttttcacattaaaagaaaaaaaaaaaaccctccctcctttcttcttctctctttgtTTGTAATTTTGGTTTCTTAGAAGATTCAGCTGCAAAAAGATAGAGAATAAATTACaggtaaattatataatttttgggttttttcccCTTAAAATTTATGTTTCTGTTTTTGGGCTTAGTACTTTCTTGTTTGGTTGGTGGGAAAGTACCAAAtagaaaaagaattttttttccctctattggatttttctcttttgttttgctTCGGGTTTGGGTTTGTGATCTCTAATCTTAACTtaagctaaaaaaaataaaagaaaaaaaattgagaactTCAGTAATTAGTAATATTCTGGAAATTCCGTGTGTTTGTGTGTGTGTTATTTTATTCAGTTCTTAGTTATTATCAGGAAGCAAGCAGAGTAATTAGGCTTATTATTTGGCTAAAATGGGtcataattttacttaaaatcatgTCTTATTTAgcattaaaaaaagaattaaagtaatgggtttttcttgtttgtttaatttctttccttttctttttataaattaaatttgcaATTGCTTGGTTTTAATTAGGTTACTTCATGCATGTCCATTGCATGGGTTATTTTAAGAGTTTGGATGGATAATTtgttgttaatttaatttaattatcatttatgcCTGCAATTTGGAATAAACTAGTGAATTTCAAGTAGTTGGTTacatgatttattttaaatttcaattttaatcatttctgaaaatgattttttttacattgAATTGAAAATTGTATCTTAATTGCtgtttttctttggtttctcaaaTTGAAATTGCTTTTGAATTTGGCATTTTTGATATACTTGCATACGCTCAAGCATGAACCTTTGCATTATACAGAATCAGATGAGTATCATATATGAGTAAATTCATTTCTTATAACTATGTACACACATAGATATATAATCGTAACTTTATACCCATACCCATGTCCGAATATGTGTCATAAATCTGAGTATTTTAGGATCTATTAACGTAAAGATTTATCTTTGGACTTTGGGATGCTTACCTTTTGGTATCATTGGGAAGCAATACTTCTTTGTCATGGTGGGGAAACTGGAAAAGAGATGCAATTATGGTGTTTTTCGCCAGAGTTGTATGGTATAGAATCTTGAAAATGGTGGTTTGAAGAATATATATGTTAGCAATGTTACACTTATATGGTATCTGCTTGATGTGTACTTTGTTCTCTCGATTTGTGACAGCGTGGGGTATTTCAGGATAAAACGAGGGCAAAGGGATCTTTTGGGAAATTACCATGGACCGATCTGAGCAAACTgaacaacagcagcagcagcagcaacagtCTGTGATGGGAGTTGTAGCTGGTACTGGACCAATGGGTTATTCTACTGGTCCCTATCAAGCTGCTCCTGTGGCTGCTTCCGGCACTCCAGCAACGGCAGTCCCTTCACCAACTCAGCCTCCGGCTACTTTCTCTGGTTCTCCGCACCAACTTGCCTACCAACAAGCTCAACAATTTCACCACCAACAGCAACAGCAACAACACCAACAGCTTCAAATGTTTTGGGCCAACCAAATGCAAGAAATTGAGCATGCATCGGACTTCAAGAACCACAGTCTCCCGCTCGCACGGATCAAAAAGATAATGAAAGCAGACGAAGATGTGCGAATGATATCGGCGGAAGCTCCTGTTATTTTCGCGAAAGCTTGTGAAATCTTTGTCTTGGAACTGACCTTACGATCTTGGATCCATACAGAAGAGAACAAAAGGAGGACGCTACAAAAGAACGACATCGCAGCTGCCATTTCACGGACAGATGTCTTTGATTTCTTAGTTGATATTATCCCGAGGGACGAGTTAAAAGAAGAGGGACTCGGGGTCACCAAGGCCACCATTCCTTTCGTTGGTTCGCCTACTGATATGCCATACTATTATGTCCCACAACATCCGGTGAGGCATGCAGGGATGACAATGGGAAAGCCGGTTGATCAAGCTGCATTGTATCCCGGCCAACAGCCTCGACCGCCTGTGGCTTTCGTTCCATGGCCCCATGGTCAGCCACAGCCACCGCAGCCGCAGCAATCTGAACAGCAGCAAAGTGATTCTTGATTGAGAAGGGATGAGCTCCAAGACATGGTAATGTTGACACTTCTAATGGTTGGAAATTGAATTTAGCACTGGTTTGTTTGTAGTTAGGTTGACGTTGTAGGTTTATGGAGGATCTGGACTCCGAGTTTAGGCTTTTTATGAATGATAGGAGATCTCGAAGTAGCtatgtttatgtttttaatgGAGGAGCGATTAGTCGGAAAAGCTTCATTCCGAGCTAATCGCGGATTCTACAACTAAAGCTGAATACATTTCTCTGTTAAATTCAAATATGTTTATTGTTCGTATTAAATATTAGTATCTAAATTCGAATTAAATAACATTACGGGTTAGATACTTGAATTTGTTGTAGAAGTAATACTGACTTGGATAATAGAAAATCAAAGGTTAATATCTTCATTTGCAAGCAAATTGAAAATGTATATCATACTCCTAATACATAAGTttctgtaattttatttttaataattcagTCCCTTTACTTTTTATCTTAAACCTCAACCCCATCCCAACTCCTTTTCATCTTAGGTCCAGTGGGCCCTTCTTCCCCTAAAACTTCCTTTGGCAAGCTTTTCATAAATTTCTCAATTCCAGGCAACAATTTCCCCACTTTCTTAATCTCATCACCCAAATCATAGCTCACCTTTGGCCCCCATTCCCTGCAATAATTCAACCATGGTGGTTCAACAACACTGTTCCCCAAATACTCCCCGGCAACTAACTCAAATCCTACCCCGGTATCCATTAAAATCTTGCTCTTAGCAGTATCGTTACGGATCCCAATTGTTCCTTTTCCTTGCAAAACCAGCCCCGGTTTCGAATACATAGCATGCCCGTGCAATGATGAATACGTGCACGGCTTGTTTCCGCCGTTGAATTCCAGCTCTGACACGGTCACCCATGAGCCTCCACGGTGAGCTGAGAAATACACACTTTGTAATTCGCCGGTGAAGTTGCTGATTCTCAAAGTTAGGTGTTCCCAATCGCCAACATGTTCTCCGATCTTTCCTAACGGTATGTTGATGAATACCGCTTTGGCTTTGGCTCCGCCGTTGAAAGGGTAAAAAACCCATATTTGAATATCTGTATATGTTGCACCCAACATGGGTTTTATGTGTAAATAAACTTGGGTTTCCTTTAAATCTCcttttttcactttcttttttgaTGGTTTGTCGATGGGGAGATCTAGCCAATAGTTTCCATCGTTTGAACCACCTAGGGGAAGGTTCGAACCGGTTGGTTCGATCAGGACTGGATTTGACTCATCCCCTTTTGTGTATAGTAATCCGCCATTGATGAAAAACCAGTTGACTGATGATGGAAGATAGGTTTCCTTAGGGTGGAAGTAAATCAATGGCGAATAAGCTTGAAACAATGTTTCAATTTGTTGTATGTTAGGCATTGAAGAAAGATAATTAGGTTTCTTGTTTCTCAAGCAAGCTAAAGCGGTATGTGAAAGGGATGGATTATTAGGATTTTGAGCTATAAATGAGCCTACACAGACACCCATTTGTTGAGGTCCTCGATTCATCGGCATTATAGTGAAATAGTTAAGCTCATTTGCATTGCTTTCCTTCCCAAGTCCCCAAATCCATGTTTGATTCTCAATTTCGTCGGTGAAATCAGATCGAGCACAACGGATTTTATCAATAGGTGGCTTGTGTTCAGTGTTGGTAACAATGTGACCTAATGCATGATATCCTTCAGGAGCAATTGGTAACCAAATGTACCCATTGGTGTCTTGCTTGATACCTAACGATTCACTGGTCCAGATTAGGCTGTAATCAACTGGTCGTATTAGCAAATCTTGATTGTCGGTGTCATCTTTTGCAACAAGAACCGACCCTGAAAGCAACCGGTTGTTCGACTGCCCATAGCTAGCTAGCATGTGAAATCCATTTGGTATCAATGACGGTTCGAAAAAAGTAGCACCGAGATCATCTGGTCCCCCTTGGTAGGTCACCCACACTTTTGTAAAAGTCGATATTTGACATACTTGTAGTCCACCAAGATCAATAATTCCCTTTGCAAACCCTTCACCTACAAATTTAAATAGCAATTACCATGCAATGCTACAGTTATATAAGAATACGCAACTCGTGATTTAAATCTTCGGGTTAGTAACGTTGTTGTTGAAGATGAAAATAGAGAGGTACCTGGTGGCCATGTTGGTAATGGAGATGGAAGCTTGAAGACTGTTTCGATTGGCAAAGCTTTCTTTCTTTTGCGGTGAAGAGTAAGACAATTCCCCATACTTACCATGTTTAATATCAAAAGgtcacatacata
It includes:
- the LOC107962255 gene encoding nuclear transcription factor Y subunit C-2, whose protein sequence is MDRSEQTEQQQQQQQQSVMGVVAGTGPMGYSTGPYQAAPVAASGTPATAVPSPTQPPATFSGSPHQLAYQQAQQFHHQQQQQQHQQLQMFWANQMQEIEHASDFKNHSLPLARIKKIMKADEDVRMISAEAPVIFAKACEIFVLELTLRSWIHTEENKRRTLQKNDIAAAISRTDVFDFLVDIIPRDELKEEGLGVTKATIPFVGSPTDMPYYYVPQHPVRHAGMTMGKPVDQAALYPGQQPRPPVAFVPWPHGQPQPPQPQQSEQQQSDS
- the LOC121209401 gene encoding uncharacterized protein, with protein sequence MYVCDLLILNMVSMGNCLTLHRKRKKALPIETVFKLPSPLPTWPPGEGFAKGIIDLGGLQVCQISTFTKVWVTYQGGPDDLGATFFEPSLIPNGFHMLASYGQSNNRLLSGSVLVAKDDTDNQDLLIRPVDYSLIWTSESLGIKQDTNGYIWLPIAPEGYHALGHIVTNTEHKPPIDKIRCARSDFTDEIENQTWIWGLGKESNANELNYFTIMPMNRGPQQMGVCVGSFIAQNPNNPSLSHTALACLRNKKPNYLSSMPNIQQIETLFQAYSPLIYFHPKETYLPSSVNWFFINGGLLYTKGDESNPVLIEPTGSNLPLGGSNDGNYWLDLPIDKPSKKKVKKGDLKETQVYLHIKPMLGATYTDIQIWVFYPFNGGAKAKAVFINIPLGKIGEHVGDWEHLTLRISNFTGELQSVYFSAHRGGSWVTVSELEFNGGNKPCTYSSLHGHAMYSKPGLVLQGKGTIGIRNDTAKSKILMDTGVGFELVAGEYLGNSVVEPPWLNYCREWGPKVSYDLGDEIKKVGKLLPGIEKFMKSLPKEVLGEEGPTGPKMKRSWDGVEV